The Lolium rigidum isolate FL_2022 chromosome 1, APGP_CSIRO_Lrig_0.1, whole genome shotgun sequence region CATCAAAGACCAGAGAGATCTCAGCGGTCTAAATGTTTCACATCATCTGCTCAGCACATCACCATCACTAAACGGCCAAGAAAAactatgaaatatcttgagaacggcAGGACACAATATACACCACAAAGCAACTACGTAAATGGAATTCTAACAGAGTGAGTCGAGGGGGATGTAAAGAGAGGAGATCACCTTCTCCACAGGGGGACTTCCTGGTGGTGATGTTGAGCACCTTGGTGGGCATCCTGACGGGGCCCTTGACCCTGAGCAGCTTGTCCTTGGCCCCCTTCACCAGATCGGCGCAAACTGTCCACGAACAATAACGAAAAACGCATCAGAGCAGAGTCACGCACGCGGAGAGATCTACGAGAACGAGAACGGGGGGAAGAAAGATCATGGCGGGGAGCGGGTACCCTTCTCGAGGTTCTTGACGCTCTTGGAGGAGAGGGTGATGCGGATCCGGTGCTGCGGGTCCTGCGTGCCCTGGAACCCCTCCTTGCCGGCCTTCATCGGCGGCGCGTAAGCTTCGGTCGCCATGGCTGCtggtggcggcgggaggaggggcagaggaggcggccggctcgaggagggagggaggcagacggcggcggcggcgctggggttAGGTTTTGCGGGACGATGAGGCGCCGGGCTTAAGTAGAGGTTGGTGGCGACTGGCGCGAGGGAGGGCCGAGCTGGACCCTGGGCTGAAGCACCGGCCCAGCCCATAAGCCCAGGCCCGGTGCTACCCTGACTTTGgtttggcaatttttttttttacaaccTTCATTCGAAATCTAAGTTACATTACCTAATAGCAGAGAGGTAGGATAGAAGTTAGGGAATCGTGAATCCAACTAGATTGAGCAGAACCTCTAGCCACCTTTTCAAACTCATGACCTACACCATTGGTTTCTCTAGGTACATGTTCAAACTAAATTTTAATAAAATCACATGCTAGATGGTAACAATCAACAAATATCCTGGCCGCAACTCCATGACTGACGCTCCATTTTTTAGTCACAACCACTTCCATGCGGTCTGAGTTCATGATGACATGATTGCATTAAATAGATTGGGCTAACTCCAGGCCATGTTTCAAAGCTATAATCTTAATCGTCAACACATCAAAAGCGTGATCAATCAATGTATTGCCTGCAACCATAAAACACCGAGCTATCTCGGATAACAACACCCGCCATGCCTTTCAGATTGTCTTTGTCAAACGCAGATATAGTATCTGATGACATGTGAAATTCTACATGAATCAAAAATGGAGGATTGTAGAAATCCTTTGGTTACACCACAGGAAAATACGTTGGAAATTTCTATAAAGATCGAGTACATGCCATAATTGTCATAGACTCATAGAAAATTTTAAGAAAGATCTAGCCACTTGCTCAAAATCCTATGTTATTATAGTATATGGAAGCAATAAATAAGAATTTTGGAGGATTCGATCCTTTGAATCAAATGGCCTTTATAAAATATTATAgggaaaaatcctatgggtaagaATCctacaaattatttttggaaatcATTTGAATCAAACAAACCCTAGACATTTTATCTGAGTAATAAAGCTTCGATCATTTcgctcaatttttttttaaaaaataagttGAATGTTAAAGGGAAAAAATAACAACCAAAGCCAACCAAGAAATATGTTGAAGCATAACTATCATAAGACATAACTGTAAGAGGATATAAAGTCACAAACTTAAGGGGGCTATTGTGTTCGAAATCAGACAAAATACAACAAGTGGACATGTTTGGAATTATAAATTGCCGGTACGAAATGGTGACAAATAAACTAAAGTATTGACTTTGCTTGTAAGTATCATGTACTCAAAAGTTTTGAGCGAGAAATACGAAAATCACATACATTGtatgaaaaagaagaaggcatACACTCAGTTTTTCTTTCGGTGCAGAATACACACTGACATAAACTTGGACGAGAGTTTACAGGTTCAGGCATCATACCTAATTTTAGTTACATTTTGCTAATTACTTCAGAAATTTTTAAGAAGAGAGTGCACAAGCATCCGGAATTTCAAATTAGTGTAGAAAGAATGATGATGGATCCAACGTATCAGGCCGGCAGCATACCACACATGTTTGCACAAACAGTACAAGATCCACGACGGCTATTAAAACTATGATACCTCACATATTCATGGTTATATGGGTAACACGGCTCTTTCAGATATTACAACACAGTTAATTCTCCTTTCGGGCAAGGAGACTCATGTAATGTGTATGCATCTGAGCACTCAAGAAGACACACAGGAACTGCAGACAGCGGTACTGTATGATCTCTTATCTTTGGAATGGTATTGGCGCACGCCCTGGCCATGTTTCGATCTTCTCAAAGTACTTGACAGGGATGATGCCATCGAATCCCTCCGTCAAAATCACCTTGTTGTCTGAAATGTACAGCTTCATCCCATCTGAGAAACAAAATCAGTAATCAAATATTAGCCTCTAGTGAGATGATGAATGGGGTACTCAAATTATTGGTGGCAATTTAAATGCGGCGTTGATACCTTGCATTGCCTTTTTGACATCCAAATATATCAAGATATTAGCACTCCGCCTCATACCTGAAGAAGACAAAGTGATAGTTCATGAGAATGCAGTGCTGGAAGAAACATTAGAGCACAAACAAATAGCGAACAGTACGAGTTGATGCACCCaaacaatggaacaacagatattATCGGAAGTAAAATAGATTTGCAGCAGAAGCACAAATTATTCAAGAACCTTGAGCACAGATTTACTAGGAGAACAGCTTTAGTTTCTCTACTTGTTTCCGGAAGAACAAACTCAATTATAGTATGTTAATAATCTTAAGTCATACCGCTAATCACTTCACCATCTGAAGGTAAGCCACTTGAGAAATGAACGTGTAACCTTGCCATACGTTTTAACCCAGATTGCAAGATTGAATCGAGATTTTTCCTGTAAGTTCCATGGACACAAACTGTGGATAAAAGGAATTAGCACAAACAAGGTACCATTCAGGAGAAGAAGCAAACACGAAATTTAATATCATATACCTGAGACTTCATCAGCTGATACAATTGGTTTCAACAAGCTCTCTGAAGTAACAGTCTGCAAGGGGTTTACAAGATTATTATAAATGAAACTTAATTAATTCCACTAAGCTGGTTAAACACAATTCACTTGATGAGAAAATGAAACTAACAGACAGCAATGACACACCACACATGCTAAGACAACAGAAAAAACTAGTCCCAGAGATATTCCAACTTGTAACGAGAAAGCATTGAAATTATGCGTCTTTAAATCAAAGTAGGGACATTACCTCAAACACAGAAGTGTACAAGTAAAAGCAACAAATGCAAGCGTTTTCTGACTTGGGATCAGATATTATTTCTTCAAAACATATGCACTGGGTCACAAAGCTATGAATATTGCCATTTGTTGGTGCTAAGGCATCTTGAGTTTGCAAAAGCTAGGCATCAGATAAGACAGAAGCATCTTAATTATTAACGTGGCAGTTGAACTGAAGTGCGACTGAAGAATCTATACTATTAAAACACTAGCGGTGGTGATAGTTGGTATGTCGCTCTACCGATCCCGCACGAATAAAAATCGCTCACGGTGAAAAAAACGGAAACAAAATTTCCGTCACCATGAACAAGTCCACTCTGGTACTGCACAAATCAAATGCCCACGGTGAAAAAATCCAGAAGAAAACCGATGTTTCCATCCTCACAaacgaggagaagaaaaccagtcCTGATAATCGATCCCTATCCCGAACCTGCTCCCTTCCTGCGATCCCCAGGCAATCAGAACCACACACACACCTCCCACCGAGCCACCTCCACCGCCTCGCTCGCCCAGCTCTGGCGGCGCCTCCACCGTCCCGCATGCCGCCCCGCGCATCACCTTCCCCATTCCCCATGCCGCCTGTCCCAGGCCCAGGCATGCTGCCTCCCATCCGCCATGGTCAACTGCCAACCGCCGGAAAGCTTCATCCATGGCAACTGCCGATCGTGGAGGTTGTGGTGGTTACCAGCCCCGTCTCCAAGATTTTGGGGCCCCGGTGCGACTTACAAAATGAGGACCTTTTTTCCAGAACCGAGCAAATAGTAAAGCGAAATCATTCGTTTTAGAATGTGCTATCCCATACAGTACTCAGAAATATATCGAGTACTCATTCtaaaataataaatatagcacTAAAGTAATAAAAAAATGAACCACAAGCTCTACCAAAATGCATCATCTGTCGGTTTCTTCAAATAATATCTTCAACCATATCTTTATAATTAATCTTCAATCAATCAACATTAGCAACTGGAGTTTAATTTAGAATTTATTTGAGACTCATTCACCAAATCTATCTTGAGAAACCCTTTCGAGTATGAGCTTTTGCATCTAATCTacgtcttttcttcttcttttcagcaTCAATTAGACACTTTATTCTACTCATAATTTACCATGTTTTATAAATTAATAAATTGACAAAATAAATTTGACATGACTACTTTACTAGGTAGGTCCACGAGTTGCATCCTTGCAGAAACCAGGCTTGCAGCGATGAGTGGTCTTACCTTGATTCGTTGTGATTTGAGATCTTAACGACTGAACCTCAGGGGGGACGGGGGACAGGACCTTGTGTCTGATGATACTCTGATGAATCCAATCCAATGGACAACAGGCAGGCTCGAACGGTGAAGGGGCACGCCGGAAGGACCAGCAGCGCCGGCGCGAGTGTATGACGCACACCAGTCCGAGCGGAATAGAAAACGATCGTGGAGCGAAACAACCCGGAGATGGATCGATTGGCAACTGATCGACACGAGCTTTTTTCTCAGGGAATTGATCGTGTCCTGCTGGGCTTGGGCCACACGAGCAAACAACCGAGGAAACAAGAACTAGGCTGCAGGAATTTGGGGGCCTCTAGAAATTGGGGGCCCCTGTTCGATCGATCAATTCGATCATGGCCATCAACGGGCCTGGTGGTTACCTCCTCAACTAATACAAAAAGTACGATCCCTCCCTGTACTCTCCTATTGTCGCACGTCTCCATTGTCGATCGTTCTCCTCCCTCGAGTCTGGTGCCCAGAGCCTGTGGACCAGAACAGCAGCCGCCGGCTCATTCTTCCGCACCCTGGATTGCCGCCTTCCCCTCCACCCGAAGCTGGTCGATTTGGTGACACAGTGGACGCAGCTATTTACTGTGTGTAACATTCGCCATCTTGTTTTCTCAGTGCCATGGCACGGTTCTTTTTTCTTGAAGTGGTTTGAAACTTTGAATCAATTAGTTTATAGCTTAGCTAAC contains the following coding sequences:
- the LOC124668647 gene encoding 40S ribosomal protein S20-like; protein product: MATEAYAPPMKAGKEGFQGTQDPQHRIRITLSSKSVKNLEKVCADLVKGAKDKLLRVKGPVRMPTKVLNITTRKSPCGEGTNTWDRFEMRVHKRVIDLVSSPDVVKQITSITIEPGVEVEVTITDQ